ATCCTCCGGGTCTACGACACCGTCACGGTGGGAGCCGGTCCGGTCGTGGTGTCGGACTGATGGCCACCTGGATCGTCCTCGGCGTGGTGGCCGTGCTGCTCGTGGCGGGATGGGCCTACCACACGGCCAACCGTCTCGACCGGCTCAACGTCCGTGTCGATCTCGCCCGCCAGGCGCTCGAATCGAACCTCGACCGGCGCGCGGTGGTCGTGCGTGCCGTGTCCGCGGAGATGATCGCCGGCGACGGCGCCGCGAACTCCCGCACGTCCGTCGACGACGGCGTCGCCGCCCAGGCGCGAGAGCTCGCCACGCTGGCCGATCGCGCCGAGCGGGCCGCGCCGACGGCACGTGAGGACGCCGAGAACGCGCTGTCGGCCGCACTGGCGCGCACCGACCCGAATCGTCGGTCCGCGGCCCTCGTCGTCGAACTCGCCGACGCCGAGACGCGGGTGATGATGGCGCGTCGGTTCTACAACGACGCCGTGCGTGACACCAGGGCCCTCGCGCAACGACGGCCCGTTCGATGGCTGCGGCTCGGCGGCCACGCGGCACCCCCGGAGTACTTCGAGATCATCGAGCGCGTCACCCCAGGCCAGGCGGACTGATCCCTCGTCAGGGGCCCTCGGCCCCTCGCCTAGACTGGTGGGCATACCGCCGCCGCGAACGCGGCAGGTCGGGACTGCGACACGAGGAGATCTTCAGTGAGTCACAACGGCGCGACCGTTCCCGAGGTCGGCCAGGGCACGGCCCGGGTCAAGCGCGGCATGGCGGAGATGCTCAAGGGCGGCGTGATCATGGACGTCGTGACCCCCGAGCAGGCGAAGATCGCCGAGGATGCCGGCGCGGTGGCCGTCATGGCTCTGGAGCGGGTGCCCGCCGACATCCGTGCCCAGGGCGGGGTGTCGCGGATGAGCGATCCCGACATGATCGACGGCATCATCGCCGCCGTCTCGATCCCGGTGATGGCCAAGGCCCGCATCGGCCATTTCGTCGAGGCGCAGATCCTGCAGAGCCTCGGGGTGGACTACGTCGACGAATCCGAGGTCCTGACCCCGGCCGACTACAGCAACCACATCGACAAGTGGGCCTTCACGGTGCCGTTCGTGTGCGGTGCGACCAATCTCGGTGAGGCCCTGCGCCGGATCACCGAGGGCGCGGCCATGATCCGCTCGAAGGGCGAGGCCGGCACCGGCGACGTGTCGAACGCGACGACCCACATGCGCAAGATCCGCGACGAGATCCGGCGTCTGACCTCGTTGCCGAAGGACGAACTGTACGTGGCCGCAAAGGAATTGCAGGCTCCCTACGAGCTGGTGGTCGAGGTGGCCGAGGCCGGCAAGCTGCCGGTCACGCTGTTCACCGCGGGCGGGATCGCCACCCCGGCCGACGCCGCGATGATGATGCAGCTCGGCGCCGAGGGCGTGTTCGTCGGATCGGGGATCTTCAAGTCGGGCAACCCGGCACAGCGGGCCGCGGCGATCGTGCAGGCGACCACTTTCCACGACGATCCGGACGTGCTGGCGAAGGTCTCGCGCGGCCTGGGCGAGGCGATGGTCGGCATCAAC
The genomic region above belongs to Gordonia hongkongensis and contains:
- a CDS encoding NUDIX hydrolase; its protein translation is MATWIVLGVVAVLLVAGWAYHTANRLDRLNVRVDLARQALESNLDRRAVVVRAVSAEMIAGDGAANSRTSVDDGVAAQARELATLADRAERAAPTAREDAENALSAALARTDPNRRSAALVVELADAETRVMMARRFYNDAVRDTRALAQRRPVRWLRLGGHAAPPEYFEIIERVTPGQAD
- the pdxS gene encoding pyridoxal 5'-phosphate synthase lyase subunit PdxS → MSHNGATVPEVGQGTARVKRGMAEMLKGGVIMDVVTPEQAKIAEDAGAVAVMALERVPADIRAQGGVSRMSDPDMIDGIIAAVSIPVMAKARIGHFVEAQILQSLGVDYVDESEVLTPADYSNHIDKWAFTVPFVCGATNLGEALRRITEGAAMIRSKGEAGTGDVSNATTHMRKIRDEIRRLTSLPKDELYVAAKELQAPYELVVEVAEAGKLPVTLFTAGGIATPADAAMMMQLGAEGVFVGSGIFKSGNPAQRAAAIVQATTFHDDPDVLAKVSRGLGEAMVGINVDDIPQPHRLAERGW